One window from the genome of Jiangella alba encodes:
- the aceE gene encoding pyruvate dehydrogenase (acetyl-transferring), homodimeric type, with the protein MAADRSPIIINGLPSQLPDIDADETREWLESFDAAIDQRGRNRARYLMLALLQRAQERQVGVPSLRNTDYINTIPPEAEPWFPGDEFVERRIRAYIRWNAAMMVQRAQRPGVGVGGHISTYASSAALYEVGFNHFFRGKDHAGGGDQIYFQGHASPGMYARAFLEGRLSESQLDGFRQELSHAGLGGGLPSYPHPRLMPQFWEFPTVSMGLGPLNAIYQARFNRYLHHRGVKDTSQQHVWAFLGDGEMDEPETIGAIGVAAREELDNLTFVVNCNLQRLDGPVRGNGKIIQEMEALFRGAGWNVIKVIWGREWDPLLAADTDGALVNLMNVTPDGDYQTYKAESGAYVREHFFGRDPRTRKMVEDMSDDEIWGLKRGGHDYRKLYAAYKAATEHTGQPTVILAKTIKGWTLGSHFEARNATHQMKKLTGDDLKLFRDRLFMEIPDSALEDVYHPPYFHPGQDSDEHAYMMERRQKLGGFLPDRRTAAKPLVLPGDKVYEVARRGSGKQAVATTMALVRLVKDLLKDPEIGKRLVPVIPDEARTFGMDSLFPTLKIYSPHGQNYTPVDRELFLSYKEAKDGQILHEGINEAGSVASWTAAATSYATHGEPMIPLYIFYSMFGFQRTGDGFWAAADQLARGFVLGATAGRTTLNGEGLQHEDGHSVLLASTNPAVVHYDPAFAFEIGHIIKDGLRRMYGEQSENVYYYLTIYNEPYVQPAEPENLDVEGLLKGMYLYHPMQTAPGDDVPHAQILASGVGMNWALEAQQRLAEEWQVAADVWSVTSWNELRRDALDADEWNLMHPGEEPRVPYVTARLREARGPVVGVSDYLRAVQDQIAPYVPSDYSSLGTDGFGLSDTRAALRRHFKVDAQSIVVSVLTLLARRGEIPWETVKQAHDRYKLDDVKATTAQEAGGES; encoded by the coding sequence GTGGCTGCCGACCGCTCGCCGATCATCATCAACGGCCTTCCGAGCCAGCTCCCCGACATCGACGCCGACGAGACCCGGGAGTGGCTGGAGTCGTTCGACGCCGCCATCGACCAGCGCGGACGCAATCGCGCGCGCTACCTGATGCTGGCGCTGCTGCAGCGCGCGCAGGAGCGGCAGGTCGGCGTCCCGAGCCTGCGCAACACCGACTACATCAACACCATCCCACCCGAGGCGGAGCCCTGGTTCCCGGGCGACGAGTTCGTCGAACGCCGCATCCGGGCCTATATCCGGTGGAACGCGGCCATGATGGTGCAGCGCGCCCAGCGGCCGGGCGTGGGCGTCGGCGGGCACATCTCGACGTACGCGTCGTCGGCGGCGCTGTACGAGGTCGGGTTCAACCACTTCTTCCGCGGCAAGGACCACGCCGGCGGCGGCGACCAGATCTACTTCCAGGGCCACGCCTCCCCCGGCATGTACGCCCGCGCCTTCCTCGAGGGCCGGCTGTCGGAGAGCCAGCTCGACGGCTTCCGGCAGGAGCTGTCGCACGCGGGCCTCGGCGGCGGGCTGCCGTCGTACCCGCACCCGCGGCTGATGCCGCAGTTCTGGGAGTTCCCGACGGTGTCCATGGGCCTGGGCCCGCTGAACGCCATCTACCAGGCCCGGTTCAACCGCTACCTGCACCATCGCGGCGTCAAGGACACCAGCCAGCAGCACGTGTGGGCGTTCCTGGGCGACGGCGAGATGGACGAGCCCGAGACCATCGGCGCCATCGGCGTGGCCGCCCGTGAAGAGCTCGACAACCTCACGTTCGTCGTCAACTGCAACCTGCAGCGCCTCGACGGCCCGGTGCGCGGCAACGGCAAGATCATCCAGGAGATGGAGGCGCTGTTCCGCGGCGCCGGCTGGAACGTCATCAAGGTCATCTGGGGCCGCGAGTGGGACCCGCTGCTGGCCGCCGACACCGACGGCGCGCTGGTCAACCTCATGAACGTCACGCCCGACGGCGACTACCAGACGTACAAGGCCGAGTCCGGCGCGTACGTCCGCGAGCACTTCTTCGGCCGCGACCCCCGCACCCGCAAGATGGTCGAGGACATGTCCGACGACGAGATCTGGGGGCTCAAGCGCGGCGGGCACGACTACCGCAAGCTGTACGCGGCGTACAAGGCGGCCACCGAGCACACCGGCCAGCCGACCGTCATCCTCGCCAAGACCATCAAGGGCTGGACGCTGGGCTCGCACTTCGAGGCCCGCAACGCCACCCACCAGATGAAGAAGCTGACCGGCGACGACCTCAAGCTGTTCCGCGACCGCCTCTTCATGGAGATCCCCGACTCCGCGCTCGAGGACGTCTACCACCCGCCGTACTTCCACCCGGGCCAGGACTCCGACGAGCACGCCTACATGATGGAGCGGCGGCAGAAGCTGGGCGGTTTCCTGCCCGACCGCCGCACTGCGGCGAAGCCGCTGGTGCTGCCCGGCGACAAGGTCTACGAGGTCGCCAGGCGGGGCTCCGGCAAGCAGGCGGTGGCCACCACCATGGCGCTGGTACGCCTGGTGAAGGACCTGCTGAAGGACCCCGAGATCGGCAAGCGGCTGGTGCCCGTCATCCCCGACGAAGCGCGCACCTTCGGCATGGACTCCCTGTTCCCGACGCTGAAGATCTACTCGCCGCACGGGCAGAACTACACGCCCGTCGACCGCGAGCTGTTCCTGTCCTACAAGGAGGCCAAGGACGGGCAGATCCTGCACGAGGGCATCAACGAGGCCGGCTCGGTGGCGTCGTGGACGGCGGCGGCCACGTCGTACGCCACCCACGGCGAGCCGATGATCCCGCTGTACATCTTCTACTCGATGTTCGGCTTCCAGCGCACCGGCGACGGCTTCTGGGCCGCGGCCGACCAGCTGGCCCGCGGCTTCGTCCTCGGCGCCACCGCGGGGCGCACCACGCTCAACGGCGAGGGCCTGCAGCACGAGGACGGCCACTCGGTGCTGCTCGCGTCGACGAACCCGGCGGTCGTGCACTACGACCCGGCGTTCGCGTTCGAGATCGGGCACATCATCAAGGACGGCCTGCGCCGCATGTACGGCGAGCAGTCCGAGAACGTCTACTACTACCTGACGATCTACAACGAGCCGTACGTGCAGCCGGCCGAGCCCGAGAACCTCGACGTCGAGGGCCTGCTCAAGGGCATGTACCTCTACCACCCCATGCAGACGGCGCCCGGCGACGACGTCCCGCACGCGCAGATCCTCGCGTCCGGCGTCGGCATGAACTGGGCGCTCGAGGCGCAGCAGCGGCTGGCCGAGGAGTGGCAGGTCGCGGCCGACGTCTGGTCCGTCACGTCGTGGAATGAGCTCCGCCGCGACGCCCTCGACGCCGACGAGTGGAACCTCATGCACCCCGGCGAGGAGCCCCGCGTCCCGTACGTCACGGCGCGCCTGCGCGAGGCCCGCGGCCCCGTCGTCGGCGTCAGCGACTACCTGCGCGCGGTGCAGGACCAGATCGCGCCGTACGTGCCGTCCGACTATTCGTCGCTGGGCACCGACGGCTTCGGCCTGTCCGACACCCGCGCGGCACTGCGCCGCCACTTCAAGGTCGACGCCCAGTCCATCGTCGTCAGCGTGCTGACGCTGCTGGCGCGGCGCGGCGAGATCCCCTGGGAGACCGTCAAGCAGGCGCACGACCGCTACAAGCTCGACGACGTCAAGGCCACCACCGCCCAGGAGGCGGGCGGCGAGTCCTAG
- a CDS encoding DUF3052 domain-containing protein: MGQIAGHSEQNDGPAAKLGFRPNQVVLELGWDDDCDDDLRIDIEEVTGTELLDGESGEVADVVLQWWREDDGDLTDALIGATTDLAPGGVVWLLTPKVGRDGSVEASDIADAALTAGLSTTSTVSAADDWSGTKLVAPKGSARK; encoded by the coding sequence GTGGGCCAGATCGCGGGCCACTCGGAACAGAACGACGGGCCGGCCGCCAAGCTCGGCTTCCGTCCCAACCAGGTGGTCCTGGAGCTCGGCTGGGACGACGACTGCGATGACGATCTGCGCATCGACATCGAGGAAGTCACCGGCACCGAGCTGCTCGACGGCGAGTCCGGCGAGGTCGCCGACGTGGTGCTGCAGTGGTGGCGCGAGGACGACGGTGATCTCACCGACGCCCTCATCGGCGCGACCACCGACCTCGCGCCCGGCGGCGTGGTGTGGCTGCTGACCCCGAAAGTGGGCCGCGACGGCTCCGTCGAGGCCAGCGACATCGCCGACGCCGCGCTGACCGCCGGCCTGTCCACCACGTCCACCGTGTCGGCGGCCGATGACTGGTCCGGCACCAAACTGGTCGCTCCCAAGGGGTCGGCCCGCAAGTGA
- a CDS encoding LuxR C-terminal-related transcriptional regulator, which produces MEAVIDIAAIDNDQMLLEGMTTWLFRVPDIRLVRTATTVDDFLGRPATARIVLLDLNLEDFSDPVQNVSALVAAGCTVIVVTVVPDPSHILTTTEAGAVAYVQKSANLTALAEVVRAVARGESPLTADHAFWLGRDDRPGRPRLTPREREVLVAYGRGMTLDAVGRLLGIAAGTVRTHLERVKRKYSTVGRPIRHRGQYGERVREDGLGR; this is translated from the coding sequence GTGGAAGCCGTGATCGACATCGCGGCCATCGACAACGACCAGATGCTGCTGGAGGGGATGACGACCTGGCTGTTCCGGGTCCCCGACATCAGGCTGGTCCGGACGGCGACGACGGTGGACGACTTCCTCGGCCGGCCGGCAACCGCGCGGATCGTGCTGCTGGACCTGAACCTGGAGGACTTCAGCGATCCGGTGCAGAACGTATCCGCCCTGGTGGCGGCGGGGTGCACCGTCATCGTCGTCACGGTGGTGCCCGACCCGTCGCACATCCTGACCACGACCGAGGCTGGTGCTGTCGCCTACGTGCAGAAGTCGGCCAACCTGACCGCGCTGGCCGAGGTCGTGCGGGCGGTCGCACGCGGCGAGTCCCCGCTCACGGCGGATCACGCCTTCTGGCTCGGCCGGGACGACCGGCCGGGCCGCCCTCGGCTGACGCCGCGCGAACGCGAGGTGCTGGTCGCCTACGGTCGCGGGATGACGCTGGACGCGGTCGGCCGGTTGCTCGGCATCGCGGCGGGAACCGTCCGCACCCACCTGGAGCGCGTCAAGCGCAAGTACTCGACCGTCGGGCGCCCGATCCGCCACCGCGGGCAGTACGGCGAGCGGGTGCGGGAGGACGGGCTCGGCAGATAG
- a CDS encoding sensor histidine kinase, whose amino-acid sequence MCLRATQLAVLLPVLAVGELEGFLAAGHASVAYLIAVTWSAVLYAVALRRDTVTQPWVLGDVALAACWLVTVPRMCDGACTSGPDWVVPFAMGSGVLAAVFSSAGVAFHGLLVLGGSYLVGIWPRLDRAPDALSSIAVTCFLVLGFAVLARLIATWLRASARTTDTATAEAIEARAREAAAQARIDERFRQYDGLHQTVLSTLTTIARGGLDHRAAEVRELCARDADFLRGLVTGTAGGGSGDFAADLAGVVRDKQTLGLRVNSRFHDLPAELPPRVAAALLGAAREALNNVVRHAGTDEAWLSVVGEGDGVRITVVDRGVGFDPTTATVGCGLVRELRDAVTDAGGTAAVSSSPGESTVVEVLWKP is encoded by the coding sequence GTGTGTCTGCGGGCCACTCAGCTGGCCGTGCTGCTGCCCGTGCTCGCCGTCGGCGAGCTCGAGGGGTTCCTCGCCGCCGGCCATGCGTCGGTCGCCTATCTCATCGCCGTGACGTGGTCGGCGGTGCTGTACGCCGTGGCGCTGCGCCGCGACACCGTCACGCAGCCGTGGGTGCTCGGTGACGTCGCGCTCGCGGCGTGCTGGCTGGTGACTGTGCCCCGGATGTGCGACGGCGCCTGCACGTCGGGGCCGGACTGGGTCGTACCGTTCGCGATGGGATCGGGCGTCCTCGCCGCGGTGTTCTCGTCGGCCGGCGTGGCGTTCCACGGTCTGCTCGTGCTCGGCGGGTCGTACCTCGTCGGCATCTGGCCGCGGCTCGACCGGGCGCCGGACGCGCTCAGCTCGATCGCGGTGACCTGCTTCCTGGTGCTGGGCTTCGCGGTCCTGGCGCGGCTGATCGCCACCTGGCTGCGGGCGTCGGCACGCACCACCGACACAGCGACCGCCGAGGCGATCGAGGCACGTGCCAGGGAGGCCGCCGCGCAGGCCCGCATCGACGAGCGGTTCCGGCAGTACGACGGACTACACCAGACGGTGTTGAGCACCCTCACCACGATCGCCCGCGGTGGCCTGGACCATCGTGCCGCTGAGGTGCGGGAGCTGTGTGCCCGCGACGCGGACTTCCTCCGTGGTCTGGTGACCGGCACGGCGGGTGGCGGCTCCGGAGACTTCGCCGCCGACCTCGCCGGCGTGGTGCGCGACAAGCAGACGCTCGGGCTGCGGGTGAACTCCCGCTTCCACGACCTGCCCGCCGAGCTGCCGCCGAGGGTGGCCGCGGCGCTGCTCGGCGCCGCGCGGGAGGCGCTGAACAACGTGGTCAGACACGCCGGGACGGACGAGGCCTGGCTCTCGGTGGTCGGGGAGGGCGACGGAGTGCGCATCACCGTGGTGGACCGGGGCGTCGGCTTCGACCCAACGACGGCGACCGTCGGCTGCGGTCTCGTCCGGGAGCTGCGCGACGCGGTGACCGACGCGGGCGGCACGGCCGCCGTCAGCTCGAGTCCCGGCGAGAGCACGGTGGTGGAGGTGCTGTGGAAGCCGTGA
- a CDS encoding TOMM precursor leader peptide-binding protein — MVEAARRLQAELDRRWSSSLPGRAPLVAVLGADVFGAAPDPDRSSATVHVGSSTIYVGPWGSGEGCGHCFALRWQRLRGRTERDAVETGRGMTAAGVWPQVTGFLADAVWHAFRAAMSPASERITGRLLDPDSAGLRRMTSVDVTSLRVLSAPLLADPRCPSCGTRGPEVSRTFEGFQSRPKRSPHQYRLSDPHDLPLPAGGLANPLCGTIGSGTLTYPWLPTTATVTGAIYVRGYAGLLDVAWSGHANRFTDSLRLAYLEGLERYAGTHNRRPVEPVIASYREVGEVALDPLRCGTYPDQTFDTDPLVDRFDPDQPIPWIWGHRVRSGTPILVPQRLVHYSSEMKMGDNFVLSSSNGCAAGSSLEEAVLFGLLELIERDAFIMAWYGRERLRRIDLRTCRDPGIRSMIEQGELAGYDVLAFDNRIDLSVPVVTTLARRRDGGPGLLSFAAGAHLEPEQAIRAALSETMSYIPTKSRTTRRRWDELSAMMDDHWRVQMVQDHADLFGHPGMLEHAQDYLDDRPVESVADLYPDPWPAAHDLRDDLERLLDELYRHGFEVIVVDQTPPDMVAMGVRAVCTIVPGLVPVDFGWGRQRALTMPRLLDRIAARGGDGPRMVPHPFP, encoded by the coding sequence ATGGTCGAGGCGGCGCGCCGGCTCCAGGCGGAGCTCGACCGCCGGTGGTCGTCGTCGCTGCCGGGCCGGGCCCCGCTGGTGGCGGTGCTGGGCGCCGATGTCTTCGGTGCGGCGCCCGACCCGGACCGATCCTCGGCGACGGTGCACGTCGGGAGCAGCACGATCTATGTCGGTCCGTGGGGCAGCGGTGAGGGCTGCGGCCACTGCTTCGCCCTCCGGTGGCAGCGGCTACGCGGTCGCACCGAGCGCGACGCGGTGGAGACCGGGCGAGGCATGACCGCGGCAGGGGTCTGGCCGCAGGTGACCGGGTTCCTCGCCGACGCGGTGTGGCATGCGTTCCGGGCGGCGATGTCGCCGGCGTCGGAGCGGATCACGGGCCGGCTGCTGGACCCGGACAGCGCCGGGCTGCGACGGATGACATCGGTCGACGTGACATCGCTTCGGGTGCTGTCGGCCCCGCTACTGGCCGATCCGCGGTGCCCCAGCTGTGGTACCCGCGGTCCCGAGGTGTCCCGGACGTTCGAGGGATTCCAGTCCAGGCCGAAGCGGTCGCCGCACCAGTACCGGCTCAGTGATCCCCACGATCTCCCGCTACCGGCGGGCGGTCTTGCCAATCCGCTGTGCGGAACGATCGGGTCCGGCACCCTGACGTACCCCTGGCTGCCGACGACGGCGACCGTCACCGGCGCGATCTATGTGCGGGGCTATGCCGGGCTGCTCGACGTGGCATGGAGCGGGCATGCCAACAGATTCACCGACAGTCTGAGGCTGGCCTATCTGGAAGGACTCGAACGGTACGCCGGCACGCACAACCGACGCCCGGTGGAACCGGTGATCGCCAGCTATCGAGAGGTCGGCGAGGTCGCATTGGACCCGCTGCGGTGCGGCACCTACCCGGATCAGACGTTCGACACCGATCCACTCGTCGATCGATTCGACCCGGATCAGCCCATTCCGTGGATCTGGGGTCATCGGGTTCGCTCCGGCACCCCGATTCTGGTGCCGCAGCGCCTGGTGCACTACAGCTCTGAGATGAAGATGGGTGACAATTTCGTCCTCTCGTCGTCGAACGGATGCGCTGCGGGCAGTTCCTTGGAGGAAGCCGTCCTGTTCGGTCTCCTGGAACTGATCGAGCGCGATGCTTTCATCATGGCCTGGTACGGCCGAGAACGCCTGCGCCGCATCGATCTGCGGACCTGCCGCGATCCGGGCATCCGGTCGATGATCGAGCAGGGCGAGCTGGCCGGCTACGACGTGCTGGCGTTCGACAACCGCATCGATCTCAGCGTTCCGGTGGTCACCACACTTGCCCGGCGCCGCGACGGCGGTCCGGGGCTGTTGTCGTTCGCCGCCGGGGCGCACCTGGAGCCGGAGCAGGCGATTCGCGCCGCGCTGTCGGAGACGATGAGCTACATCCCGACGAAGTCGCGCACGACGCGCCGGCGCTGGGACGAACTGTCGGCCATGATGGACGACCACTGGCGGGTGCAGATGGTCCAGGACCATGCCGATCTGTTCGGGCATCCCGGGATGCTCGAACACGCGCAGGACTATCTCGACGACCGGCCGGTCGAGTCGGTGGCCGACCTGTACCCGGACCCGTGGCCGGCGGCTCACGATCTGCGCGACGATCTGGAACGGCTGCTGGACGAGCTGTACCGCCACGGGTTCGAGGTGATCGTGGTCGACCAGACGCCGCCGGACATGGTCGCGATGGGAGTGCGGGCCGTGTGCACGATCGTTCCGGGGCTGGTTCCGGTCGACTTCGGCTGGGGCCGCCAGCGGGCGCTCACGATGCCACGGCTGCTGGACCGTATCGCCGCGCGCGGCGGCGATGGGCCGCGGATGGTTCCGCATCCGTTTCCCTGA
- a CDS encoding ABC transporter permease, producing the protein MTAYPALVRSSYKTYTRDRVTVFFTFAFPLMFLVIFGLIYGNDEVAGTGNSYIDLIAPGILAWGLAHAAAFGVAFPVMQWRRDDLLRMIRLTPAPLSEVVLSRLTMVVGVGLAQVVLFVGVAMLPPFGMTISSRWPLAIPVLVLGIGAFVGLGLIIGTIGRSPESVSGIGTCIVVPMAFLSGALIPLELFPDWLAGVSYAMPMRYILDGLVYALAGAGEAGDYWISLGVLVVLMALFNAIGMRIFRWSDDQ; encoded by the coding sequence GTGACCGCATACCCGGCACTGGTGCGCAGTTCCTACAAGACGTACACCAGGGACCGGGTGACGGTGTTCTTCACCTTCGCGTTCCCGCTGATGTTCCTGGTGATCTTCGGGCTGATCTATGGCAATGACGAGGTCGCGGGCACCGGCAACAGCTACATCGACCTGATCGCTCCGGGCATCCTGGCGTGGGGGCTGGCTCATGCGGCGGCGTTCGGGGTGGCGTTCCCCGTCATGCAGTGGAGGCGCGACGATCTTCTTCGCATGATCCGGCTCACCCCCGCGCCGCTGTCGGAGGTGGTGCTCTCCCGCTTGACGATGGTGGTGGGCGTCGGCCTGGCGCAGGTGGTGTTGTTCGTCGGGGTGGCCATGCTGCCGCCGTTCGGCATGACCATCTCGAGCCGGTGGCCGCTGGCGATCCCGGTGCTCGTGCTCGGCATCGGCGCCTTCGTGGGGCTGGGCCTCATCATCGGGACGATCGGCAGATCGCCCGAGTCGGTCAGCGGCATCGGAACCTGCATCGTGGTCCCCATGGCGTTCCTGTCCGGAGCGCTCATACCGCTCGAACTGTTCCCCGACTGGCTGGCCGGGGTGTCCTACGCCATGCCGATGCGGTACATCCTCGACGGACTGGTGTACGCGCTGGCCGGGGCCGGTGAGGCCGGCGACTACTGGATCTCGCTGGGCGTTCTGGTGGTCCTGATGGCGCTGTTCAACGCCATCGGGATGCGCATCTTCCGCTGGAGTGACGACCAGTGA
- a CDS encoding ABC transporter ATP-binding protein translates to MHDLVIEVDQVSKSYGSVRVVDDVSLSVVRGEFIGLLGPNGAGKTTLIEMIEGLREPDSGTVTVLGHRPHPRDLDLLPRIGVQTQKSAFFERLTAIEHLETVAGLYGRSPADARRSLEQVGLADAADVRVTKVSGGQRQRLAIAAALVHEPDVIFLDEPTGPLDPQARRDLWSMLRRLKDEGRSIVFTTHHLDEAEALCDRVAILHAGRIAALDSPRTLISGAALGSQIRLPAGRMTAAEAGALDGVDSVSDAGADLVLHTRHVARVLAALGPDLDAVTTKGATLEDVYLELIGARS, encoded by the coding sequence ATGCACGATCTCGTCATTGAAGTGGACCAGGTCTCGAAGTCCTACGGATCGGTCCGGGTGGTCGACGACGTCAGTCTCTCGGTGGTGCGCGGGGAGTTCATCGGACTGCTCGGGCCGAACGGCGCCGGAAAGACCACGCTGATCGAGATGATCGAAGGGCTGCGCGAGCCGGATTCCGGGACGGTGACCGTCCTCGGGCACCGACCTCATCCACGCGACTTGGACCTGCTGCCGCGCATCGGCGTGCAAACCCAGAAGTCCGCGTTCTTCGAACGTCTGACGGCGATCGAGCATCTGGAGACGGTCGCCGGGCTGTACGGGCGGTCGCCCGCCGACGCGCGGCGCTCGCTGGAACAGGTCGGTCTGGCCGACGCCGCGGACGTTCGCGTCACCAAAGTCTCCGGTGGGCAGCGGCAGCGTCTGGCGATCGCCGCGGCACTGGTGCACGAGCCGGACGTGATCTTCCTCGACGAGCCGACCGGTCCGCTGGACCCCCAGGCTCGGCGCGATCTGTGGTCCATGCTGCGCCGTCTCAAGGACGAGGGCCGCTCGATCGTCTTCACGACTCATCACCTCGACGAGGCCGAGGCGTTGTGCGACCGGGTGGCGATCCTGCACGCGGGGCGTATCGCCGCTCTGGACTCGCCGCGCACGCTGATCAGCGGTGCTGCCCTGGGATCGCAGATCCGGTTGCCGGCCGGCCGCATGACCGCCGCGGAAGCCGGTGCCCTGGACGGCGTCGACTCCGTGTCGGACGCCGGCGCGGACCTCGTCCTGCACACCCGGCACGTGGCCCGGGTGCTCGCGGCGCTGGGCCCGGACCTGGACGCCGTCACGACCAAGGGCGCCACTCTGGAAGACGTCTACCTCGAACTGATCGGAGCTCGGTCGTGA
- a CDS encoding metalloprotease, whose protein sequence is MTAEVDLDAFFGARPQVREDLLISPAVIRGPDRIHLLKVRGGKVFEVSPKEHFLISRLDGRRSLAEIGQEYADEYHRRLGTSHWSRLLWQLEQRELLAGPGRERPPVPPGRLLRRVTSGASWVFTRPSAVVIVVGLLVMYAAVVAQATSLWGAALPALGDWRSLAGLVAFIYVSGMLHELGHAVAAVRFGCSDIRINLLILSCRAEDYQFLESRRQQIVIAAAGGIVNSLMVVPFAIAWFSGWAPNGFVAAVVLAGSVQALVNFVPLSPLDGYKVVSHLLGAVSLARESRRFLWSRARRWFGREVPEYAPPSRTALAVYGIAWHLLVGFSVVAGIAVVGGLLDTLIGPAGYGVATAAVVVVLSLWFAAQRGLPRRIGAQPTSERARDARSRH, encoded by the coding sequence ATGACCGCGGAGGTCGATCTCGACGCGTTCTTCGGTGCGCGTCCGCAGGTGCGGGAGGATCTGCTGATCTCGCCGGCGGTGATCCGCGGCCCCGACCGGATCCACCTGCTGAAGGTCCGGGGCGGGAAGGTGTTCGAGGTCTCGCCGAAGGAGCACTTCCTGATCAGCAGGCTGGACGGCCGGCGATCGCTCGCCGAGATCGGCCAGGAGTACGCCGACGAGTACCATCGGCGGCTCGGCACGTCGCACTGGTCACGGCTGCTGTGGCAGCTCGAACAGCGTGAGTTGCTGGCCGGGCCCGGCCGGGAGCGCCCGCCGGTTCCCCCGGGCCGCCTGCTGCGACGGGTGACGTCCGGCGCATCGTGGGTGTTCACCCGGCCGTCCGCCGTGGTGATCGTCGTCGGCCTGCTGGTCATGTACGCGGCCGTCGTGGCGCAGGCGACGTCGCTGTGGGGTGCGGCGCTGCCGGCGCTCGGCGACTGGCGATCCCTTGCGGGGCTGGTCGCGTTCATCTACGTCAGCGGCATGCTGCACGAGCTCGGCCACGCCGTCGCCGCGGTTCGGTTCGGTTGCTCCGACATCAGGATCAACCTGTTGATCCTGAGCTGCCGCGCGGAGGACTATCAGTTCCTCGAGTCTCGTCGCCAGCAGATCGTGATCGCCGCGGCCGGTGGCATCGTGAACAGCCTCATGGTCGTGCCGTTCGCGATCGCGTGGTTCAGCGGCTGGGCACCGAACGGGTTCGTCGCGGCCGTCGTCCTCGCCGGGTCCGTCCAAGCGCTGGTGAACTTCGTCCCGTTGTCGCCGCTGGACGGCTACAAGGTCGTCAGCCATCTGCTGGGTGCTGTGTCGCTGGCCCGGGAGAGCCGGCGTTTCCTCTGGTCGCGTGCTCGTCGATGGTTCGGGCGCGAGGTGCCGGAGTACGCGCCGCCGAGCCGGACCGCGCTGGCCGTCTACGGCATCGCCTGGCACCTCCTGGTGGGGTTCTCCGTCGTCGCCGGCATCGCCGTCGTCGGCGGTCTCCTGGACACCCTGATCGGTCCGGCCGGGTACGGCGTGGCGACAGCCGCCGTCGTCGTCGTTCTGTCCCTCTGGTTCGCCGCCCAGCGGGGACTCCCGCGTCGGATCGGCGCTCAACCCACGAGCGAAAGGGCACGTGATGCACGATCTCGTCATTGA
- a CDS encoding lantibiotic dehydratase C-terminal domain-containing protein, with translation MTERDQPGQWLALHIFYASNPRPMVAECIRPLLQRLTDADLVGRYFFLNYWMEGPHVRLRLKPRSASDESAVREMAESAIGEFLARRPALYAMDSAYREDLQVMLFRMEYPDGDPDHLMDADGTPKMQPNNTFDYRPYEPEYGKYGGPAGVELAEWHFQHSTDLVMDLFDRMNMHHRPVALGIAAQLMVVMTSTFLPSRARLLDFLDSYHRFTHHSFAATDYADNVDYEGMYDQMAPQLARRFEPILDALEAGRPGRLPQFLHHWADHSADLRSRVVALAEAGEVAFAYPEGSPPETVTDPDLALSRLLLSYVHMTNNRMYMTLRDEAYLSYLVGRSLRAEAVTP, from the coding sequence ATGACTGAACGCGATCAGCCGGGACAGTGGCTCGCGCTGCACATCTTCTATGCGTCGAACCCGCGGCCGATGGTGGCCGAGTGCATTCGACCGCTCCTCCAGCGGCTGACCGACGCCGACCTCGTCGGCCGCTATTTCTTCCTGAACTACTGGATGGAGGGGCCGCACGTCCGGCTGCGGCTCAAGCCGCGGTCGGCCTCCGACGAGTCCGCGGTCCGGGAGATGGCGGAATCGGCCATCGGCGAGTTCCTGGCTCGGCGCCCGGCGCTGTATGCGATGGACAGCGCGTATCGGGAAGACCTGCAGGTGATGCTGTTCCGGATGGAGTACCCGGACGGCGATCCGGACCACCTGATGGACGCCGATGGCACTCCGAAGATGCAGCCCAACAACACCTTCGACTACCGCCCGTACGAGCCGGAGTACGGCAAGTACGGCGGGCCGGCCGGCGTCGAGCTCGCGGAGTGGCACTTCCAGCACTCCACCGACCTGGTGATGGACCTCTTCGACCGGATGAACATGCACCACCGGCCGGTGGCGTTGGGGATAGCGGCCCAACTGATGGTGGTCATGACCAGCACGTTCCTTCCCTCGCGCGCCCGACTGCTCGACTTCCTCGACTCGTATCACCGGTTCACGCACCACTCCTTCGCCGCCACCGACTACGCCGACAACGTCGACTACGAGGGCATGTACGACCAGATGGCTCCGCAGCTGGCGCGCCGGTTCGAACCGATTCTCGATGCGCTGGAAGCCGGCCGGCCCGGCCGGTTGCCGCAGTTCCTGCATCACTGGGCGGATCACTCGGCCGACCTGCGATCCCGGGTCGTGGCCCTTGCCGAGGCCGGTGAGGTGGCCTTCGCCTATCCGGAGGGCTCGCCGCCGGAGACGGTCACCGATCCGGACCTGGCACTCTCGCGGCTGCTGTTGTCGTACGTGCACATGACCAACAACCGCATGTACATGACGTTGCGCGACGAGGCCTATCTCTCCTACCTGGTCGGTCGGTCGCTGCGGGCCGAGGCGGTGACGCCATGA